The DNA window CAGGAACTAAGAACTTTTCAAAATAAATAGAACAAGCAAAAAATTACAATTAATCCTAAAATAGTATTATATGTTTATACCTAATATGTTTGAATTCGAAAGCGAAGCTGCTAAAATTGCTTTTATGAAACAATACAGTTTTGCAACAATAATTACAAACAAAGACAATGTTCCTATTGCCACACAACTGCCTTTTATAATTAATGAACGCTCAGGTAAATTAATATTAAGTGCCCATTTTGCAGCAGTTAATGAACAAACTAAATATATAGAAGCAAATACCTCTTTAGTAATCTTTTCTGAACCGCATGCTTATATTTCTCCTTCTCATTACGATCAGCAACAAAGCGTTCCTACGTGGGATTACATCACGGTGCATGCTTACGGAAAAGCAAAAATCATAACAGATGAAGATTCTAAAATTAAAGCCTTGGAACAGATGATTCAATTCTACGAAAAAGATTATATGAAACAATGGAATACTCTTTCTGATAAGTTTAAAAAAGGAATGATAAGAGGCATTGTTGCTTTTGAACTTGAAGTATCTGATTTGCAAGGGCAAAAAAAACTTAGTCAGAACAAATCAGAAATAGAACGAAAAAGAATTATACAAGAACTTGAAAAAAGTACTAATACTGTAGAAAAAGACTTAGCATCTTATATTAAAAATACTCTTTAAAATAAATTTTATAACAATGGAGATCACAAATTGTACAACAGCCGATATTGAAAAAATGTCAGAACTCTACGAAGTAGCCAGACAATATCAAAAAATGAAATCAGCTACGATCTGGCCAATATTTAATCAAAATCTTCTTGAAACTGACATTAAAGATAAGCGCCAGTGGAAAATTATTATTGATAATGAAATAGCCTGTATCTGGACATTAACTTATAGCGATCCGCAAATTTGGGAAGATAAAGACAATAACTCTTCCATATACATTCACCGTATAGCTACTAATCCATCCTTTAGAGGTCAAAACTTAGTTGGTATTATAGTAAAATGGGCTAAAGAATACGCTAAAGAAAACAACAAAAATTTTATCCGATTAGATACTGTAGGTAAAAATCTAGGTTTGATTAATCATTATCAGAAACTGGGCTTCAATTTTTTAGGTTTATTTGAACTAAAAAACACAAGCGAATTACCTGAACATTATCATAATGCAGCAGTAAGTCTGTTTGAATTATCTGTTTAAACAATATTGATACATATCAATCAAAAAAACTCCATTCGCTGTGGCGAATGGAGTTTTTTGTTTGTATTTGCTAAGGACTTCGAACCGTATATTTTATTTTATCACACAAAAAAGTATCCTAATAGCGCTTTAATGAGAACTATTAATCCTATAATGTTTCATCATTTTTCTTTAACTTAGCACAGTAGATCTTAAAATGTAAGATTAAAACAAACTTAATTTTTCTGCAAAAAACTGAGTAAAAAAGCATTACCGTTTTTTCTCTTACTTTTTTTTCGGAAAAAGCATTTTTCTAATAATTTTAGTTAATTGAAAACTATGAACAAATTCGATTTTGGAATTGTAGGACTCGGTGTAATGGGTCGTAACTTACTTTTGAATATTGCGAGCCATAAATTTGCAGCAGCAGGTTTAGATTTAGATACTGAAAAAGTCAATTCTCTTCAACAGGAAGCAGATCCTGACCATACAATTGAAGCTACTACAGATGTTAAGCATTTTGTGGAGCTTATACAAAAACCAAGAGCTATTATGTTATTGGTTCCTGCCGGAAAACCTGTTGATAGCGCAATAGCAAGTTTACTTCCTCACCTGGACCAGGGAGATATTATAATTGATGGTGGTAATACTTATTTCACCGATACAGACAGAAGATTTCTCGAATTATCTGCTAAGGGAATTCATTTCTTTGGAATGGGAATTTCCGGAGGTGAAAAAGGCGCAAGATTCGGTCCTGCTATGATGCCTGGTGGAGATCAGAAAGCATACGAAAGACTTCGCCCTATTTTTGAAGCTATTGCTGCAAAAGTAGATGGAGAACCTTGTGTAGAATATTTAGGAAACGGTTCTGCCGGTAACTATGTAAAAATGGTTCACAACGGAATTGAGTACGGAATCATGCAGCTAATCTCTGAGATTTATGACCTGATGAAAAGAGGTTATAATCTGGATGAAAATACGATTCAGAAAACTTTTGAAGAGTGGAACCAAACGGATGATCTTAGATCTTATTTGATTGAAATTACCGGAAAAATTCTAAAACAAAAAGATGAAGACGGAAGTCTTTTAATCAATAAAATTTCAGATTGGGCAAAATCTAAAGGAACTGGAAAATGGACTTCTCAAAACGCAATGGATTTACAAGTGCCGGTTCCAACTATCGATGCTGCTGTATTTATGCGTGATATGTCTAAAACCAAACCTGAAAGAATTGAAGCTGCTAAAAAATTAGTTTGGAACACTACAGAAACTAATGTAAATACAAGCGAAGCAATTGCTGCATTAAAATCGGCATTATACTTTTCTATTGTAGTAACTTATGCTCAAGGATTAGCACAACTTCATACTGCTTCTAAAGAATATAATTACGGATTAAATTTAGAAACTGTTGCCAAAATATGGCGCGGAGGCTGTATTATTCGTGCTACTATTTTAGAAGATTTCAGAAAAGCATTTGTTACAAAATCAGATTTACCAAATTTACTTTTGGATTCTGGAATCGCTTCAAAATTAACAGAGAATCAAGCAGGAATGAGAACTGCTGTTCAATTTGCTGTTCAACAAGGATTACCTGTGGCAGGATTGATGAATTCACTGGCTTATTTTGATGCCTACAGATCTGAAAGTCTCCCAACAAATCTAATTCAGGCACAGCGTGATTATTTTGGAGCACATACCTACGAGCGTATTGATACCACTGGAGTTTTCCACACACAATGGTCTGAATAAAGAACTTTAAGCAACACAACACACAAATGAGTAAGTTCAAAAATATAAATCCAACAGTCATTGTGATTTTTGGAGGAACCGGAGACCTGGCAAAGAGAAAGCTCTTTCCCGCATTTCAAAATCTGTACCTTGATGGCCGTATGTCAGAGAAGTTTCAGATTATCGCACTTGGAAGAGCTGAAAAAAGCGATGAAGAATTTCGCAGCTACGTCTTAGAAAATTTAAATACTTTTTCAAGAAAAAAGGGGCTTTCTGACCCGGAAACCCAAAAATTTCTTTCTCACATAACTTATCATAGTCTTGATATTGACAAAGAAGAATCTTATCAACGATTAAATGATAAAATAAATGATATCGATTTAACCTTTGGAGAAC is part of the uncultured Flavobacterium sp. genome and encodes:
- a CDS encoding FMN-binding negative transcriptional regulator → MFIPNMFEFESEAAKIAFMKQYSFATIITNKDNVPIATQLPFIINERSGKLILSAHFAAVNEQTKYIEANTSLVIFSEPHAYISPSHYDQQQSVPTWDYITVHAYGKAKIITDEDSKIKALEQMIQFYEKDYMKQWNTLSDKFKKGMIRGIVAFELEVSDLQGQKKLSQNKSEIERKRIIQELEKSTNTVEKDLASYIKNTL
- a CDS encoding GNAT family N-acetyltransferase: MEITNCTTADIEKMSELYEVARQYQKMKSATIWPIFNQNLLETDIKDKRQWKIIIDNEIACIWTLTYSDPQIWEDKDNNSSIYIHRIATNPSFRGQNLVGIIVKWAKEYAKENNKNFIRLDTVGKNLGLINHYQKLGFNFLGLFELKNTSELPEHYHNAAVSLFELSV
- the gndA gene encoding NADP-dependent phosphogluconate dehydrogenase, whose translation is MNKFDFGIVGLGVMGRNLLLNIASHKFAAAGLDLDTEKVNSLQQEADPDHTIEATTDVKHFVELIQKPRAIMLLVPAGKPVDSAIASLLPHLDQGDIIIDGGNTYFTDTDRRFLELSAKGIHFFGMGISGGEKGARFGPAMMPGGDQKAYERLRPIFEAIAAKVDGEPCVEYLGNGSAGNYVKMVHNGIEYGIMQLISEIYDLMKRGYNLDENTIQKTFEEWNQTDDLRSYLIEITGKILKQKDEDGSLLINKISDWAKSKGTGKWTSQNAMDLQVPVPTIDAAVFMRDMSKTKPERIEAAKKLVWNTTETNVNTSEAIAALKSALYFSIVVTYAQGLAQLHTASKEYNYGLNLETVAKIWRGGCIIRATILEDFRKAFVTKSDLPNLLLDSGIASKLTENQAGMRTAVQFAVQQGLPVAGLMNSLAYFDAYRSESLPTNLIQAQRDYFGAHTYERIDTTGVFHTQWSE